Proteins from one Oxobacter pfennigii genomic window:
- a CDS encoding DUF3786 domain-containing protein — protein sequence MFDYMLSNEEEGGYAPAFALSRHKLRALAIEEIVKRSLCSFDEARCTLSIKSMGQEFEVTYPHGEVYFKDNPEFKPKLDWRLLILNHFSFVKDIPLSNKWISYRELPDGNVFFLNIKNKVLDPLSKFYDSCDKEILREVLKELQFTDVSTGSNISAVQWFAPKVPILLKFWEGDEEIHSSCQILFDKSTGDNMHIEDSSGLCYIVRYIIMEHYNYLTKNKGR from the coding sequence ATGTTTGATTATATGTTAAGTAATGAAGAAGAAGGGGGATACGCCCCTGCCTTTGCTTTAAGCCGTCATAAATTAAGAGCTCTGGCAATAGAAGAAATAGTAAAGCGCTCCTTGTGCAGCTTTGATGAAGCAAGGTGTACATTGTCCATAAAAAGCATGGGGCAGGAATTTGAAGTAACCTATCCTCACGGTGAGGTATATTTTAAAGACAATCCTGAGTTCAAACCTAAGCTGGATTGGAGGTTGCTGATTTTAAATCACTTCTCCTTTGTCAAGGATATCCCCCTGTCAAATAAATGGATATCTTATCGGGAGCTGCCTGATGGCAACGTCTTTTTCCTCAATATAAAGAATAAAGTATTGGATCCTTTAAGCAAGTTCTATGACAGCTGTGACAAGGAAATTTTAAGAGAAGTCTTAAAGGAACTCCAATTTACCGATGTAAGCACCGGCTCCAATATATCGGCGGTACAATGGTTTGCACCTAAAGTCCCGATACTCTTAAAATTCTGGGAGGGCGATGAGGAGATCCATTCCTCCTGTCAGATACTTTTTGATAAATCAACGGGAGACAATATGCATATAGAAGACAGCAGCGGATTATGCTACATAGTCCGGTATATAATTATGGAGCATTACAATTATTTAACTAAGAATAAAGGAAGATGA
- a CDS encoding APC family permease, with product METKLEKKYGLFTAIAMVVGIVIGSGVFFKAEKVLTATGGNLSLGILAWIIGGIIMIACAYTFAVMATKYEHVNGIVDYAEAAMGEKYGYYVGWFMALIYYPTLTSVLAWVSARYTSVLFGFSITGGECMTIACLFLIGSYALNALSPVLAGKFQVSTTVIKLIPLALMAVVGTIAGLLNGMTVSNFTTVVTQVNTSNALFTAVVATAFAYEGWIIATSINAELKDAKKNLPLALVAGTFVVILVYILYYVGLAGAVPNEVMMKGGEAGAKLAFQTIFSTLGGSLIFVFVIISCLGTLNGLMLGCTRGLYSVAARGFGPKPEVFNQVDKETNMPTNSSIFGLLLCGIWLFFFYGAILADPIWFGFFGFDSSELPIVTIYAMYIPIFFMIMKKETSLSFFNRFAAPIVALAGCVFMIIAACFSHKMAVVSYLIIFIVVMIIGTMFAQKKADK from the coding sequence ATGGAGACAAAATTGGAAAAAAAGTACGGCCTTTTTACAGCAATAGCAATGGTTGTAGGGATTGTAATAGGCAGCGGTGTTTTTTTTAAGGCGGAAAAAGTTTTAACTGCAACGGGAGGAAATCTTTCACTAGGTATACTGGCTTGGATCATAGGCGGAATTATTATGATTGCTTGTGCTTATACTTTTGCTGTAATGGCAACTAAATATGAGCATGTAAACGGTATCGTAGATTACGCGGAAGCTGCAATGGGTGAAAAATACGGATATTATGTCGGATGGTTTATGGCGTTGATTTACTATCCGACATTGACATCGGTACTAGCCTGGGTTTCTGCCAGGTATACCAGCGTATTATTCGGATTTTCAATTACCGGCGGAGAATGTATGACTATTGCGTGTCTATTTTTGATAGGTAGCTATGCTCTAAATGCACTGTCACCGGTTTTGGCAGGAAAATTTCAAGTTAGTACAACAGTTATTAAGCTTATTCCACTGGCTTTAATGGCCGTAGTCGGAACAATTGCAGGACTTTTAAACGGTATGACCGTAAGCAACTTTACAACAGTAGTAACACAAGTCAATACTTCCAACGCATTGTTCACCGCTGTTGTTGCTACAGCTTTTGCTTATGAAGGCTGGATTATTGCCACAAGCATCAACGCTGAATTAAAAGATGCAAAGAAAAACCTGCCACTAGCTCTGGTCGCAGGAACTTTTGTTGTTATACTTGTTTATATTCTTTACTATGTCGGACTGGCCGGAGCAGTGCCAAACGAAGTTATGATGAAAGGCGGAGAAGCAGGGGCCAAGTTAGCCTTCCAAACAATATTCTCAACTTTAGGCGGTTCACTGATATTTGTATTTGTTATCATATCTTGTTTGGGGACTTTAAACGGATTGATGCTTGGATGCACTCGCGGTCTTTACTCGGTTGCAGCAAGAGGCTTTGGACCAAAACCAGAAGTATTTAACCAGGTTGACAAAGAAACAAATATGCCTACAAATTCATCTATATTTGGCTTGCTTTTGTGTGGCATATGGTTGTTCTTCTTCTATGGCGCAATCTTAGCAGATCCTATCTGGTTTGGGTTCTTCGGCTTTGATTCTTCGGAATTACCCATAGTTACTATTTATGCAATGTATATTCCTATTTTCTTTATGATTATGAAGAAAGAAACAAGCTTAAGTTTCTTTAACAGGTTTGCAGCGCCTATTGTTGCTTTGGCAGGGTGCGTTTTTATGATTATTGCCGCCTGCTTCTCTCACAAAATGGCAGTTGTTTCATATCTTATAATCTTTATAGTTGTAATGATTATCGGTACTATGTTTGCACAGAAAAAAGCTGATAAGTAG